A stretch of Paenibacillus mucilaginosus 3016 DNA encodes these proteins:
- a CDS encoding methyl-accepting chemotaxis protein: protein MNRRPWRHSLGIRIALMVMGILIVMNLFNTVFLYFHTKSVTELAIANRSIDTAERIAKKVDPEKYRAFLQNPQENDVYWELRDLLSDYRMKNGVLYVYTLQTEADGQHPRIFVDGAARDDADYSPIGEPASTTTPEMIRPVLQGEAVSTPIVNDEKYGDYLSAFAPIRDAAGQVLGILGVDTSADTVGLVTSEVMAASMPLYIGSMIAAAVLMIALTMVYIVRRLAPLVVLKQTVEAMAEGRLGEAGRIVRTLQVRSGDEIGSLSRAVGTMVGHLQEMISKMSAHAQQVARMSGELSAAAEVTAEAATQVAADVRGVAAGADTQQGSAEESARAMEEMAAGIVRIAESASCVSDRSKLAFEEARQGTRAIGSVMEQMGSIQSTALHSAEVIRTLNARSLEIEEILGGITAIANQTNLLALNASIEASRAGEHGRGFSVVAQEVRKLAEQSKLAADQVVAVIKEIQQDTGRAVEVMTAQVAEVEQGLQKAGTATDAFQRIYSMSHQVADQILEVSSAAEEISAGGEEVTATVGAMAQIARSSAAGAASAAGAAGGQLASSAQVSEASGELRRTAAQLQELVSRFTLE, encoded by the coding sequence ATGAATCGACGGCCTTGGAGGCACTCGCTTGGGATTCGGATCGCCCTCATGGTCATGGGCATCCTGATTGTCATGAATCTGTTCAATACCGTGTTCTTATACTTTCATACGAAATCGGTCACGGAGCTTGCGATCGCGAACCGCAGTATCGATACGGCGGAGCGGATCGCGAAAAAGGTGGATCCGGAGAAATACAGGGCGTTTCTGCAGAATCCACAGGAGAACGACGTGTACTGGGAGCTTCGCGACCTGCTCAGCGACTACCGCATGAAGAACGGCGTGCTCTACGTATATACGCTCCAGACGGAGGCTGACGGACAGCATCCGCGGATCTTCGTCGACGGGGCGGCCCGGGATGATGCGGACTATTCGCCGATCGGGGAGCCGGCTTCGACGACGACGCCGGAGATGATTCGGCCGGTCCTGCAAGGGGAAGCGGTCTCGACGCCGATCGTCAATGACGAGAAGTACGGCGATTACCTGTCCGCCTTTGCCCCGATCAGGGATGCCGCCGGGCAGGTGCTTGGAATATTGGGGGTCGATACCTCGGCAGATACGGTAGGCTTGGTCACTTCAGAGGTGATGGCGGCCTCCATGCCGCTGTATATCGGCAGCATGATCGCGGCAGCCGTGCTCATGATCGCTCTGACGATGGTATATATCGTCCGCAGGCTGGCCCCTCTGGTTGTACTGAAACAGACCGTGGAAGCCATGGCGGAAGGCCGCCTCGGAGAGGCCGGCCGGATCGTCCGGACGCTGCAGGTCCGCTCCGGGGATGAGATCGGCTCGCTGAGCCGTGCGGTCGGCACGATGGTCGGCCATCTCCAGGAGATGATCTCGAAGATGTCGGCCCATGCGCAGCAGGTCGCCCGGATGTCCGGGGAACTCTCCGCGGCCGCGGAAGTGACGGCGGAAGCGGCGACGCAGGTGGCCGCCGATGTCCGCGGGGTCGCGGCAGGCGCGGACACGCAGCAGGGCAGCGCGGAAGAGAGCGCACGCGCGATGGAGGAGATGGCCGCCGGCATCGTGCGCATCGCCGAGTCCGCCTCCTGCGTCTCCGACCGGTCCAAGCTGGCTTTCGAAGAAGCGAGGCAGGGGACAAGGGCGATCGGGAGCGTCATGGAGCAGATGGGCTCGATCCAGAGCACCGCGCTCCACAGCGCGGAGGTCATCCGCACGCTGAACGCCCGTTCACTCGAGATCGAAGAGATTCTCGGCGGCATTACGGCCATTGCGAACCAGACGAATCTGCTGGCCCTCAATGCTTCCATCGAGGCGTCCCGAGCCGGCGAGCACGGCCGGGGGTTCTCGGTGGTGGCGCAGGAGGTGCGCAAGCTGGCCGAGCAGTCGAAGCTTGCAGCCGACCAGGTCGTTGCCGTGATCAAGGAGATTCAGCAGGACACCGGGCGGGCCGTCGAAGTCATGACGGCCCAGGTGGCGGAAGTGGAGCAGGGACTGCAGAAGGCCGGGACGGCGACGGATGCGTTCCAGCGGATCTACAGCATGAGTCATCAGGTGGCGGACCAGATTCTTGAAGTCTCGTCCGCCGCCGAAGAGATCTCTGCCGGAGGGGAGGAAGTGACCGCCACGGTCGGGGCTATGGCCCAGATCGCGCGCTCTTCAGCCGCCGGTGCGGCCAGCGCGGCCGGTGCGGCAGGGGGGCAGCTCGCGTCGTCGGCGCAGGTGTCCGAAGCCTCCGGGGAGCTGCGGCGCACTGCGGCGCAGC